A window of the Cicer arietinum cultivar CDC Frontier isolate Library 1 chromosome 6, Cicar.CDCFrontier_v2.0, whole genome shotgun sequence genome harbors these coding sequences:
- the LOC101509101 gene encoding filament-like plant protein 7, producing MNHKPWHWRKKSMEKTIFAADKVVTPSQIIEKEEHNLSTDKESGSQRSSRRSLNEKLATVLLDSPVEADPLAKEPLQSQSCVQEEQEQSVCVATPKISEEHEKIQKELEEKLSEANKRIDDLTTENTSLTNALLSKEEYIGELLRCKQEADEEFKTLMTRLDSTEKENAFLRYEFHMLEKELEMRKEETDYSRRYADESHKQYLESSQKSSKLEAECQRLRLVLQKRSPGLAGSGNRKNEIGTMRREIDMRRKKSNLTKDLICKNNDIGNSTGLADKRISLMIKRLQDLDEENKALKRILTEKNYELDSSRFMYAETASRLSQAEILLRKFSENHKSMELARCYSTSNELPLMSTFDISSDDEAISSGSWANALISELEHLRVTEAKTHGNNKALEVQDMYSTDDFVDMEKKAIVSVDTPKGGYLSDVSGRELVPVEQDFGFHERNHTNQKQFDWLQIVLNAMLEEKRVSKRSLDDLFNDIKIAFGCINHSTACKYDYITQKPTHPAESDSFYVNSFSGFTESVHRIIKLIEGIAPKSFICNNGPDCLEENRHSDLSQSPKSKDFFIHVLQWKVSDLNPLLHQLVHTCKNLLTGRADFENFVEEVAVALDWSINNCANSTNASIARDKIKKHFNCFLSANENENQIDVDDEQFSHKESTVFNTKSNQHDLLEEIRKLKDDLRNTESAKKDLEVKLMSVTHESENLTKQCHEAQNSIKGLELEIETLKESKAMVKDQIEKQKMINEDLDTQLTIGQAKLNDIFQKFSSLEFELEDKKNSCEELEATCLELQLQLESITKKESPIYGRYEAEKIHQTGWEITTASSKLAECQETIVNLGKQLKALASSSETALLDKVVSTNSYMVNPSQKKNLIKKRSSLRTHMLAEDDAKEEIHTSVQNEESKSIEDAQRPSLLQPETETALQTPLVMDNAPEIPMTSEKNDRSKATGYLSIVPRKKHSGFEFLRRLLSRQKKSKGTKLLGIA from the exons ATGAACCACAAGCCATGGCATTGGAGAAAAAAATCTATGGAGAAGACAATCTTTGCAGCTGACAAAGTTGTCACTCCTTctcaaattattgaaaaagaG GAACACAATCTTTCGACAGATAAGGAAAGTGGATCGCAAAGATCGTCGAGAAGAAGCCTAAATGAGAAGTTGGCAACAGTACTCCTTGATTCACCTGTTGAAGCTGACCCTTTAGCAAAGGAACCTTTGCAGTCACAAAGCTGTGTTCAAGAAGAACAAGAGCAAAGTGTATGTGTTGCAACTCCAAAGATATCAGAAGAGCATGAGAAGATTCAGAAAGAATTGGAAGAGAAGCTGAGTGAAGCAAATAAAAGGATAGATGACTTAACTACTGAGAATACTAGTTTAACCAATGCCTTACTCTCCAAAGAGGAATATATTGGAGAACTTCTTAGATGTAAACAAGAAGCAGATGAAGAGTTTAAAACACTGATGACAAGATTAGATTCCACAGAAAAGGAAAATGCATTCCTAAGATATGAGTTTCACATGCTGGAGAAGGAACTCGAGATGCGAAAGGAGGAGACAGACTATAGCCGTCGGTATGCAGATGAATCACACAAACAATATCTTGAAAGTTCTCAGAAATCCTCAAAGTTAGAAGCTGAGTGTCAGAGACTCCGTCTCGTGCTTCAGAAAAGATCTCCTGGTCTTGCTGGCTCAGGGAATAGGAAGAATGAAATCGGAACGATGAGAAGAGAGATCGATATGAGAAGAAAGAAGTCAAATCTTACCAAGGATTTGATATGCAAAAATAATGATATTGGAAATAGTACTGGATTAGCCGATAAGCGTATCAGCTTGATGATCAAACGTTTACAAGATTTGGATGAGGAGAACAAGGCTCTGAAAAGAATTTTAACAGAGAAAAACTATGAACTAGATTCTTCAAGGTTTATGTATGCTGAAACAGCTTCCAGGTTATCACAGGCTGAGATTCTGCTTAGAAAGTTTTCCGAAAATCACAAGTCCATGGAGCTAGCAAGGTGTTATTCCACATCAAATGaacttcctttaatgtcaactTTTGACATTTCTAGTGATGATGAGGCTATCTCTTCTGGATCCTGGGCGAACGCTCTCATTTCGGAACTAGAACATTTAAGAGTTACTGAGGCTAAAACTCATGGAAACAATAAAGCATTAGAAGTTCAAGACATGTATTCCACGGACGACTTTGTTGACATGGAAAAGAAGGCTATAGTTTCTGTTGATACACCTAAAGGAGGATACTTATCTGATGTAAGTGGAAGGGAGCTTGTGCCAGTTGAACAAGATTTTGGCTTTCATGAGAGGAATCATACAAATCAAAAACAATTTGACTGGCTTCAGATTGTTTTGAATGCTATGTTGGAGGAGAAACGCGTATCAAAGCGTAGTCTCGATGATTTATTCAACGACATAAAAATTGCATTTGGATGTATAAATCACTCAACTGCTTGCAAATATGATTATATAACTCAGAAGCCAACGCATCCTGCAGAGTCTGATTCTTTTTATGTTAACAGTTTCAGTGGTTTTACTGAATCAGTCCACAGAATTATCAAGCTCATTGAAGGAATTGCTCCCAAGTCATTCATCTGCAACAATGGTCCAGATTGCTTGGAAGAGAATCGGCATTCAGACTTATCTCAATCACCTAAATCCAAAGACTTCTTTATTCATGTTTTACAATGGAAGGTTTCAGACTTGAATCCTCTTTTGCATCAACTTGTTCATACCTGCAAAAATTTACTGACAGGAAGAgctgattttgaaaattttgtcgAGGAAGTCGCAGTTGCTTTAGATTGGAGCATTAATAACTGTGCTAACTCCACCAATGCTTCAATTGCAAGAGATAAGATCAAGAAACATTTTAACTGTTTTTTGTCagcaaatgaaaatgaaaatcaaatagaTGTCGACGATGAACAATTTTCTCACAAAGAGTCTACGGTCTTCAACACAAAAAGTAATCAGCATGATCTCCTTGAAGAAATTAGAAAACTAAAAGATGATCTGAGGAATACAGAATCTGCTAAGAAAGACTTGGAAGTAAAGCTGATGTCAGTAACCCATGAGAGTGAGAATTTGACAAAACAATGTCATGAAGCACAAAATAGCATAAAAGGTTTAGAATTAGAAATAGAGACATTGAAAGAATCCAAAGCCATGGTTAAAGAccaaattgaaaaacaaaagatgATAAATGAAGATCTTGACACACAACTTACAATAGGCCAGGCAAAGTTAAATGACATCTTTCAAAAGTTTTCTTCCTTAGAATTTGAATTAGAGGATAAAAAGAACTCCTGTGAGGAATTAGAAGCAACATGTCTCGAGCTTCAACTTCAGCTGGAAAG CATTACAAAGAAGGAATCTCCAATCTATGGCAGATACGAAGCGGAAAAGATACATCAAACA GGCTGGGAGATCACAACAGCTTCATCAAAGTTAGCAGAGTGCCAAGAAACAATTGTCAATCTTGGGAAACAACTCAAGGCACTTGCTTCATCTAGTGAAACAGCACTTCTTGATAAGGTTGTCTCCACAAATAGTTATATGGTTAATCCATCTCAGAAGAAGAACTTGATCAAAAAACGATCCTCGCTGCGCACCCATATGCTAGCTGAGGATGATGCTAAAGAAGAGATACATACGTCTGTCCAAAACGAAGAAAGCAAAAGTATTGAAGATGCACAGAGACCGTCCCTTCTTCAACCAGAAACAGAAACTGCTCTGCAAACTCCTCTCGTCATGGATAATGCACCAGAAATACCTATGACCTCAGAGAAAAATGATAGAAGCAAGGCCACAGGATATCTGTCAATTGTGCCGAGAAAAAAACACAGCGGCTTTGAATTTCTGAGGCGGCTGTTGTCAAGACAAAAGAAGAGTAAAGGAACTAAGCTATTAGGGATAGCATGA
- the LOC101508784 gene encoding small ribosomal subunit protein uS9-like, with product MEKLEQVQCFGRKKNAVAVTYCKRGRGLIKINGAPIELIEPEILRFKAFEPILLLGKSRFAGVDMRIRVKGGGHTSQIYAIRQSIAKALVAYYQKYVDEQSKKEIKDILVRYDRTLLVADPRRCEPKKFGGRGARARFQKSYR from the exons ATGGAAAAGTTGGAGCAAGTTCAATGTTTCGGCCGCAAGAAGAACGCGGTGGCTGTCACCTACTGCAAGCGCGGCCGTGGTTTGATCAAGATCAACGGTGCCCCCATCGAGTTGATTGAACCGGAGATCCTCCGATTCAAAGCATTCGAG CCCATCCTCTTGTTGGGAAAGAGTCGTTTCGCCGGAGTAGACATGCGCATCCGCGTCAAAGGAGGTGGTCACACTTCTCAGATTTATGCCATCAGGCAGAGTATCGCGAAGGCACTTGTTGCTTACTACCAGAAGTATGTCGATGAACAGAGCAAGAAGGAGATCAAGGATATCCTTGTGCGTTACGATCGTACCTTGCTTGTTGCTGATCCTAGGCGCTGTGAGCCTAAGAAGTTCGGTGGTCGTGGTGCTCGTGCTAGGTTCCAGAAGTCATACCGTTGA
- the LOC101508155 gene encoding caffeoyl-CoA O-methyltransferase — translation MATNEDQKQTESGRHQEVGHKSLLQSDALYQYILETSVFPREHEAMKELREVTAKHPWNIMTTSADEGQFLNMLLKLINAKNTMEIGVYTGYSLLATALALPEDGKILAMDINKENYELGLPVIKKAGVAHKIDFREGPALPVLDEMVKDEKNHGSYDFIFVDADKDNYINYHKRLIELVKVGGVIGYDNTLWNGSVVAPPDAPLRKYVRYYRDFVLELNKALAVDPRIEICMLPVGDGITICRRIK, via the exons ATGGCAACCAACGAGGATCAAAAGCAAACTGAATCTGGAAGGCATCAAGAGGTTGGTCACAAAAGCCTTCTGCAAAGTGATGCTCTTTACCAG TATATTCTAGAGACAAGCGTGTTCCCAAGAGAACATGAAGCCATGAAAGAGTTGAGAGAGGTCACAGCAAAACATCCAtg GAACATCATGACAACCTCTGCAGACGAGGGACAATTTTTGAACATGCTCCTTAAACTTATCAATGCCAAGAATACCATGGAAATTGGTGTCTACACTGGCTACTCCCTTCTTGCCACTGCCCTTGCTCTTCCTGAAGATGGAAAG ATTTTGGCCATGGACATTAACAAGGAAAATTACGAATTGGGTCTGCCCGTAATTAAAAAAGCTGGTGTTGCCCACAAAATTGATTTCAGAGAAGGCCCTGCTCTTCCGGTTCTTGATGAAATGGTTAAAGAT GAAAAGAATCATGGGAGCTACGATTTCATCTTCGTGGATGCGGACAAAGACAATTACATCAACTACCATAAGAGGTTAATTGAACTTGTTAAAGTGGGAGGTGTGATCGGGTACGACAACACCTTGTGGAATGGATCTGTAGTGGCACCTCCTGATGCTCCTCTCAGGAAATATGTTAGGTATTACAGGGATTTCGTGTTGGAACTTAACAAGGCTTTGGCTGTCGACCCTAGGATTGAAATCTGTATGCTTCCTGTTGGTGATGGAATCACTATCTGCCGTCGGATCAAGTAA
- the LOC101508478 gene encoding small ribosomal subunit protein uS9-like yields MEKLEQVQCFGRKKNAVAVTYCKRGRGLIKINGAPIELIEPEILRFKAFEPYVDEQSKKEIKDILVRYDRTLLVADPRRCEPKKFGGRGARARFQKSYR; encoded by the coding sequence ATGGAAAAGTTGGAGCAAGTTCAATGTTTCGGCCGCAAGAAGAACGCGGTGGCTGTCACCTACTGCAAGCGCGGCCGTGGTTTGATCAAGATCAACGGTGCCCCCATCGAGTTGATTGAACCGGAGATCCTCCGATTCAAAGCATTCGAGCCGTATGTCGATGAACAGAGCAAGAAGGAGATCAAGGATATCCTTGTGCGTTACGATCGTACCTTGCTTGTTGCTGATCCTAGGCGCTGTGAGCCTAAGAAGTTCGGTGGTCGTGGTGCTCGTGCTAGGTTCCAGAAGTCATACCGTTGA